From Rutidosis leptorrhynchoides isolate AG116_Rl617_1_P2 chromosome 3, CSIRO_AGI_Rlap_v1, whole genome shotgun sequence, a single genomic window includes:
- the LOC139896429 gene encoding uncharacterized protein has translation MDRRNASSKSSSKKIYKKNAGLKGYISFQSMNESCYYHNQSDRRRREKIDEKMKALQKLLANANKSLLPAQKCSLRSANSVGHLCSPYVLVGVAAYAHTAAYAHAAASNVCPHCHRFHVKADLGRSPAEK, from the exons ATGGATCGTCGAAATGCTTCTAGCAAATCCTCGAG CAAAAAAATCTACAAGAAGAATGCAGGACTGAAAGGTTATATCTCATTCCAATCAATGAACGAGAGCTGCTACTATCATAACCAGTCCGATCGT CGACGAAGAGAAAAGATCGACGAAAAGATGAAAGCTCTGCAGAAGCTACTGGCTAATGCTAATAAG TCATTGCTACCTGCTCAGAAGTGTTCTCTACGATCTGCTAACAGTGTTGGACACCTTTGCTCTCCGTACGTCTTGGTGGGTGTTGCTGCTTATGCTCATACTGCTGCTTATGCTCATGCTGCTGCTTCTAATGTGTGTCCGCACTGTCATCGTTTCCATGTAAAAGCAG
- the LOC139896427 gene encoding protein RER1A-like, producing the protein MMDPGTNPTTTTPPNTNVPPSSGALHSTDTPAAAVQRWAFVVSQRYQHLLDKSTPFLLYRWIIFCIIAFVYTIRVLFVQGFYVVSYALGIYILNLLIGFLSPQVDPEFQDLSDGPTLPSRSSDEFRPFVRRLPEFKFWYSITKAFCIAFVLTFFSAFDVPVFWPILLFYWVILFTLTMKKQILHMVKYKYVPFSFGKQRYDGKRATSTETAGLVPRD; encoded by the exons ATGATGGATCCAGGAACCAACCCTACCACCACTACTCCGCCCAACACCAACGTTCCACCGTCATCCGGCGCATTACATTCAACCGACACACCAGCAGCAGCCGTACAACGCTGGGCTTTTGTGGTGTCACAACGCTACCAACATCTGCTTGACAAGTCAACGCCGTTTTTACTTTACCGATGGATCATCTTCTGTATCATCGCCTTCGTTTACACTATTCGCGTGTTGTTCGTGCAAGGGTTTTACGTTGTCTCGTATGCGTTAGGGATATATATCCTTAATCTATTGATAGGGTTTCTATCTCCTCAGGTTGATCCAGAATTTCAGGACCTTTCCGATGGTCCGACGTTACCGTCCCGCAGCTCCGATGAGTTCCGGCCGTTTGTTCGTCGTCTTCCTGagtttaagttttg GTACTCAATAACGAAGGCCTTTTGCATTGCTTTCGTGTTGACATTCTTCAGTGCGTTTGACGTGCCTGTTTTTTGGCCTATACTCCTTTTTTATTGGGTCATATTGTTCACTCTCACCATGAAGAAGCAGATACTACATATGGTTAAATACAAATATGTcccattttcttttggaaaacag AGGTATGATGGAAAGAGGGCAACTTCAACTGAAACTGCAGGTCTTGTTCCCAGAGATTGA